The Brevibacillus brevis genome contains a region encoding:
- a CDS encoding CpaF family protein, translating to MALFRRKQEQTAPGDEAKQTTLAATLAAPSFNPYIDELAEHYKTRLLRETNLERLTSLRSDEMRLAIERLVSQYMSEEKVVIPRNEKDILLTRLINESVGLGPLEPLLADPEITEISINGHSLVYVEKRGRLELTDLKFRDEEHLRHIVDRIVAPLGRRIDESSPMVDARLKDGSRVNAVIPPISLNGTLVSIRKFRKEPYLMDDLMQFGSFSEPMSQFIQAVVEAKMNVLISGGTGSGKTTLLNATAKAIPHYERVITIEDSAELKLTHPNCIGMEARPPNMEGTGEVTIRQLVRNSLRMRPDRIIVGEVRGAEAFDMLQAMNTGHEGSLTTVHANSPQDAFNRLEGMVVMAGMDLPSTIVREYIVSALDIIVQVTRLSDGTRKIVSISEVVKTEDKRVEVNEIFRFQRKGIGAKGEVLGYFTATGVIPRCLERLQVFGINLDESMFRAEGGKQRDHAYSV from the coding sequence ATGGCTTTATTCCGACGCAAGCAAGAGCAGACAGCGCCAGGGGATGAGGCAAAGCAGACGACACTCGCTGCCACACTAGCAGCTCCTTCCTTCAATCCGTATATTGACGAACTGGCTGAGCATTACAAGACCCGACTCTTGCGTGAGACCAACCTGGAGAGACTGACTAGTCTACGTTCAGATGAGATGCGTCTCGCGATCGAACGTCTCGTATCCCAATACATGTCGGAAGAGAAAGTAGTCATTCCACGAAATGAAAAGGACATACTGCTGACTCGTCTGATCAATGAATCAGTGGGGCTTGGGCCGCTCGAACCGCTGCTCGCAGACCCGGAAATCACGGAAATCTCGATTAATGGGCACAGCCTTGTTTACGTTGAGAAGCGGGGAAGGCTCGAGTTGACCGATTTGAAATTTCGCGATGAGGAACATTTGCGGCATATTGTAGACAGGATTGTCGCACCGCTCGGCCGCCGAATCGACGAAAGCTCACCGATGGTCGACGCCCGATTGAAGGACGGAAGCCGCGTGAATGCGGTCATCCCTCCGATCAGTCTGAATGGGACACTCGTTTCGATTCGTAAATTCCGCAAAGAGCCGTATTTAATGGATGACCTGATGCAGTTCGGTTCCTTCAGCGAACCGATGTCCCAGTTTATTCAAGCCGTAGTGGAAGCCAAAATGAACGTCCTGATCTCAGGCGGTACGGGGAGCGGTAAGACGACGTTGCTCAATGCGACAGCAAAAGCCATTCCTCACTATGAACGTGTCATCACGATTGAGGATTCGGCCGAGCTGAAGCTGACTCACCCCAACTGTATTGGCATGGAGGCACGCCCACCCAATATGGAGGGAACAGGAGAAGTCACCATTCGCCAGCTCGTGCGAAACTCCCTGCGGATGAGGCCAGACCGAATCATCGTCGGGGAGGTACGGGGTGCGGAAGCATTTGACATGCTGCAGGCAATGAATACGGGACATGAAGGATCGCTCACCACGGTACACGCCAATTCACCGCAGGATGCCTTCAACCGTTTGGAAGGGATGGTCGTCATGGCAGGGATGGATTTGCCCTCCACGATCGTCCGTGAATATATTGTCAGCGCACTGGATATCATCGTCCAGGTCACACGTCTGTCTGACGGAACGCGGAAAATCGTTTCCATTTCAGAAGTGGTGAAAACCGAAGACAAACGGGTAGAGGTCAACGAGATTTTTCGTTTCCAGCGAAAGGGAATCGGCGCAAAAGGAGAAGTGCTTGGCTACTTTACGGCAACCGGAGTGATCCCGCGGTGCTTGGAGAGGCTCCAAGTATTTGGAATCAATCTCGACGAATCCATGTTCAGGGCGGAAGGAGGGAAGCAGCGTGACCATGCCTATTCTGTTTAG
- a CDS encoding type II secretion system F family protein, producing the protein MTMPILFSLAVLFGIWGLYEYLGYRAKKTEWKKKAEEWFEVKGKRKSVVIVWGDKFDQTLYAKEIQKKLIKANFPLAPSEFYGILIVGTMGLAFLLSNVVNIPFPYNIIIGAAVMYLIQNVLFFVRRNKYQERLNEQLSEVCRLLANSLRAGLTLSQGITLVAKEMNYPAGEEFSRMARELQLGVSFDRALSDMEKRIPTRDFRIFTATLLIQRRAGGNLSQVLQEMAETLEDRRIVNQEIKTMTAEQRYVSILVPIMPIALVLMMNMMNEGFIDPLFSGFGLFLLGLFVIGTLLSYILVKKVTNIKV; encoded by the coding sequence GTGACCATGCCTATTCTGTTTAGTCTTGCGGTATTGTTTGGTATCTGGGGCCTCTATGAATATCTCGGTTACCGGGCCAAGAAGACCGAATGGAAAAAGAAAGCAGAAGAATGGTTTGAGGTGAAGGGCAAACGAAAAAGCGTTGTCATCGTCTGGGGGGACAAATTCGACCAGACGCTTTATGCCAAAGAAATACAAAAAAAGCTGATCAAAGCGAATTTCCCTCTGGCGCCCTCCGAGTTTTACGGAATTTTGATTGTAGGGACGATGGGACTCGCTTTCTTACTCAGTAATGTGGTGAATATTCCCTTTCCTTACAACATCATTATTGGTGCAGCGGTGATGTATCTCATACAGAACGTGTTGTTCTTTGTAAGACGAAATAAGTACCAGGAGCGGTTGAATGAACAGCTGTCCGAGGTGTGCCGCCTTTTGGCAAACTCACTGCGAGCAGGACTTACGCTCTCGCAGGGGATCACGCTTGTTGCGAAAGAGATGAATTACCCTGCTGGCGAAGAGTTCAGCCGTATGGCGCGCGAGCTGCAGCTTGGCGTTAGCTTTGACCGGGCGCTCTCTGACATGGAAAAACGGATACCGACGCGGGATTTCCGTATCTTTACTGCTACGCTATTGATTCAACGGCGCGCAGGGGGGAATTTGAGCCAAGTGCTGCAGGAAATGGCGGAGACATTGGAGGATCGCCGCATTGTGAATCAGGAGATCAAGACCATGACGGCAGAACAGCGATACGTCTCCATTTTGGTGCCGATTATGCCTATTGCCCTGGTACTGATGATGAACATGATGAACGAAGGCTTCATTGATCCGTTGTTTTCCGGATTTGGTCTTTTTCTTCTGGGGTTGTTCGTAATCGGAACTCTCCTGTCCTATATCCTCGTAAAGAAAGTGACCAACATAAAGGTGTGA
- a CDS encoding prepilin peptidase: MVLSMYVIIPILFVMAVAMYTDLRSRLIYDWLTLPGIVYFLLVHAYLHPEKWLTYAIGAIMLGGISLIMAVISKGQMGGGDIKLLALVGAAVGWQAGLVVLMLTYLLAGVSVLPMWVISKMTGRMKVGREIPLAPFIAGGTSLMLVMVMYY, from the coding sequence ATGGTGTTATCCATGTATGTCATCATTCCCATTCTTTTCGTAATGGCAGTCGCTATGTATACCGACCTACGCAGTCGTCTCATTTACGACTGGCTGACGCTTCCAGGAATCGTTTATTTTCTCCTTGTGCATGCGTACCTTCATCCGGAAAAATGGCTAACCTATGCGATAGGAGCTATCATGCTGGGCGGAATCTCACTGATTATGGCGGTGATCAGTAAAGGGCAGATGGGCGGAGGAGATATCAAGCTGCTGGCTCTGGTGGGAGCGGCGGTTGGATGGCAAGCGGGATTGGTCGTACTCATGCTTACGTATTTGCTCGCGGGAGTCAGTGTACTTCCTATGTGGGTCATATCCAAGATGACGGGCAGAATGAAGGTTGGCCGAGAGATACCACTGGCGCCATTTATCGCTGGCGGAACCAGTCTGATGCTGGTCATGGTCATGTATTACTAG
- a CDS encoding thioredoxin family protein, translating into MQDYVELTELLTDIEGHPLSLLFIKTANCGVCDVTYARTVELLKQYPQVKSMVASMEKMPNLSGEFLVFTAPAILLFMDGKEVFRQARFVSFDELEHVLKLTVEETQAKKNTKA; encoded by the coding sequence GTGCAGGATTATGTAGAACTGACTGAACTGCTTACAGACATCGAGGGCCATCCCCTCAGCCTGCTGTTCATTAAAACGGCAAACTGCGGTGTGTGCGATGTCACCTACGCAAGAACGGTAGAACTGCTGAAACAATACCCACAAGTGAAAAGTATGGTTGCATCCATGGAAAAAATGCCTAATCTTTCCGGTGAGTTTCTTGTATTTACTGCTCCGGCGATCCTGCTGTTTATGGACGGAAAAGAAGTGTTCCGACAAGCCCGGTTTGTCTCGTTTGATGAGTTGGAGCATGTTCTGAAGTTGACAGTGGAGGAGACCCAGGCGAAGAAAAATACAAAAGCATGA
- a CDS encoding DUF4832 domain-containing protein: MKIRICGLYSVLLAAFCILPSSAAASSYGTATYSPKQIQDVLHNPYMGLAPDSRVSNNDQNHTLVYANITWRMLEPTKGDYAFDEVEEAIRFEEWTEKDVKFILRIIMDLPDKKSDMEIPDWLYNEIGGDDDGFDDGEWYRNDYGKGYSPNYSNPLIIKYHKQLIDALGERYKDDPRIAFIELGSLGHWGEWHTDTSIPFPASEIADQYVQPYLDNFADPMLLMRRPHPISKQYKLGLFNDMFGNKEDTDSYLSWIQKGYVSWLTKEKMPAMPDFWKYAPSGGEFSPSDSLSSYFDRSSINQVISQAKASHISWLGPNTPARFEKDGEQQEYLDRFLNTIGYRFSITKETHAKAVEPGDSLAVTMDWQNRGVAPFYFPWILELSLADEDGEIVTKTKTDEDIRKWLPGKKTVKQSLEIPDDLPEGTYTLCVAILDPHTEEPGIQLAMEGKRADGRYTLGKVQVRD; encoded by the coding sequence ATGAAGATCAGAATTTGCGGCTTATACAGTGTACTTCTCGCTGCTTTTTGCATTCTCCCTTCCTCTGCCGCTGCATCCAGTTATGGAACGGCTACCTATTCACCGAAGCAAATCCAAGATGTGTTGCATAACCCGTATATGGGGCTGGCGCCAGATTCACGGGTGAGTAATAATGACCAGAACCACACTCTCGTCTATGCCAATATTACGTGGAGAATGCTCGAGCCAACAAAAGGCGACTATGCATTTGATGAAGTCGAGGAAGCGATTCGTTTCGAAGAGTGGACAGAAAAAGATGTCAAGTTCATCCTCCGTATCATCATGGACCTCCCAGATAAGAAATCGGACATGGAGATACCCGATTGGCTCTATAACGAAATCGGCGGGGACGATGATGGGTTTGATGATGGTGAGTGGTATCGAAACGACTATGGCAAAGGCTACAGCCCAAACTATAGCAATCCGCTTATCATCAAGTATCACAAACAGTTAATAGACGCATTGGGGGAGCGCTACAAGGATGACCCACGTATCGCTTTCATTGAACTCGGAAGCCTCGGTCACTGGGGAGAATGGCACACCGATACGTCTATCCCTTTCCCTGCATCGGAAATTGCCGATCAGTACGTACAACCTTACTTGGACAACTTCGCTGATCCGATGCTGCTGATGCGCAGACCACACCCTATCTCCAAACAATATAAGCTTGGCCTGTTTAACGACATGTTCGGCAACAAAGAAGATACAGACAGTTACCTGTCATGGATACAGAAGGGCTATGTATCCTGGCTTACCAAAGAGAAAATGCCTGCCATGCCTGACTTTTGGAAGTACGCACCAAGCGGTGGAGAGTTCTCCCCATCCGACTCGTTAAGCAGCTACTTTGATCGCTCCTCAATTAACCAGGTAATCTCACAAGCCAAAGCTTCGCATATTAGCTGGCTTGGCCCGAATACACCCGCACGATTCGAAAAAGACGGCGAGCAACAAGAATATTTGGATCGCTTTTTAAACACGATTGGCTACCGCTTCTCCATCACCAAAGAGACACATGCCAAAGCAGTCGAGCCCGGAGACAGCCTCGCTGTGACGATGGATTGGCAAAACCGCGGTGTTGCTCCTTTTTATTTCCCGTGGATTCTCGAACTGTCACTCGCGGATGAAGATGGCGAGATCGTAACCAAGACAAAAACGGATGAAGACATCCGCAAATGGCTTCCTGGCAAGAAAACCGTCAAGCAAAGCTTGGAAATCCCGGATGATCTTCCAGAAGGAACATACACACTCTGTGTAGCGATCCTCGATCCCCATACGGAAGAGCCTGGCATTCAACTTGCCATGGAAGGAAAAAGAGCGGACGGAAGATACACACTAGGCAAGGTTCAAGTACGAGATTAA
- a CDS encoding response regulator translates to MRALLVDDEQLPLMHLQRLLEKDVGGVKVVGAYTNPLEAIDQAISLQPDVVFLDINMPRISGLEIGERLQGIDNSPEIVFVTGYDKYAVDAFELCALDYIMKPVQLQRLQKTMDRLRERIKSAQEAAPVKAESVVSIQCFNSILFHQPNQEPQEIKWRTNKARELFAYLLHHRNKMIDKDSLIELLWPDYDGSKGVTQLYTTIYLIRQTLKRYGLQTISINKGNLEGGYKLTIDSATIDVEEWENRLKQLPPLSLASMQEYEKVLATYAGDYFGDYDYLWAEYERERLRRMWLQLAKTMSSFYLGHGRVQEAINVNQRIQHLHPLEEDSYMILMQLYASLDNHAAVEEQYHLLTSRWELELGTAANEHITTWYHIWKQETEQKQ, encoded by the coding sequence ATGAGAGCCTTATTGGTAGACGACGAGCAACTACCCTTGATGCATCTGCAACGATTGCTAGAAAAAGATGTTGGCGGCGTTAAGGTAGTCGGAGCCTACACCAATCCTCTCGAAGCGATCGACCAAGCAATATCCCTTCAACCAGATGTCGTATTTTTGGATATTAATATGCCGCGTATCAGTGGTCTGGAGATCGGAGAACGTCTGCAAGGAATCGATAACTCCCCGGAGATCGTCTTTGTCACGGGGTACGATAAGTACGCCGTCGATGCTTTTGAGCTGTGCGCGCTGGATTACATCATGAAGCCTGTACAACTTCAACGCTTGCAAAAGACAATGGACCGTTTGCGTGAGAGAATCAAGTCCGCGCAAGAAGCCGCGCCTGTTAAAGCAGAATCAGTCGTTTCCATCCAATGCTTCAATAGTATTTTGTTTCACCAGCCGAATCAGGAGCCGCAAGAGATCAAGTGGCGTACGAATAAAGCTCGCGAGCTGTTTGCGTATTTGTTGCATCACCGTAACAAGATGATCGACAAAGATTCGCTGATCGAGCTTTTGTGGCCGGATTATGATGGAAGCAAAGGCGTAACCCAGCTGTATACGACGATTTACCTCATCCGGCAAACCTTGAAACGCTATGGTCTCCAGACGATATCGATCAACAAAGGCAATTTAGAAGGCGGTTATAAGCTGACGATTGATTCGGCCACGATCGATGTGGAAGAATGGGAGAATCGCCTCAAACAACTACCGCCCCTTTCTCTTGCTAGTATGCAGGAGTATGAGAAAGTGCTCGCGACGTATGCGGGCGATTATTTCGGAGACTACGACTATTTATGGGCAGAGTATGAGCGAGAAAGGCTCCGCAGAATGTGGCTTCAGCTCGCGAAAACAATGAGCAGCTTCTATTTGGGCCACGGCAGAGTACAAGAGGCGATCAACGTCAATCAGCGCATTCAGCATTTGCATCCGTTAGAAGAGGACAGCTACATGATCTTGATGCAATTGTACGCTTCCTTGGATAATCATGCTGCTGTAGAAGAACAGTACCATCTCTTAACCTCTCGTTGGGAGCTTGAGCTCGGCACTGCTGCAAACGAACATATAACGACGTGGTATCACATATGGAAACAGGAGACAGAACAAAAGCAATAA
- a CDS encoding DUF4956 domain-containing protein yields MDTTNTINFQDIIKKSVLKMDQFASISIIDTIIGLVLSGLLGLFIYYIYKKTFRGVVYTHTFNITLVAMAMLTCLIIMTISTNIVLSLGMVGALSIVRFRTAIKDPLDIVFMFWSISVGIATGAGVYPVSVLGSLVVAAVIVVLSKRQMKDVAYLLIINYHDQANDGVKYQLNKLKYTLKSKTVNKEIVELIVEVKIKGDNTAFVQDISEVEGVKNVSLVSYDGDYAP; encoded by the coding sequence ATGGATACTACCAATACCATTAATTTTCAAGATATCATCAAAAAAAGTGTCTTAAAAATGGACCAATTCGCCAGCATCTCGATCATCGATACCATCATCGGTCTTGTGCTGTCGGGATTGCTTGGTTTGTTCATCTACTATATTTACAAGAAAACGTTTCGTGGCGTCGTTTATACACACACCTTTAACATCACGCTGGTGGCGATGGCGATGCTTACTTGCCTGATTATCATGACGATTAGCACGAATATCGTGCTCTCACTCGGGATGGTCGGCGCGTTGAGCATTGTGCGGTTCCGTACCGCTATCAAAGACCCGTTGGATATCGTCTTCATGTTTTGGTCGATCTCGGTAGGTATTGCGACTGGGGCGGGTGTGTACCCTGTCTCCGTCCTGGGATCACTGGTGGTAGCTGCTGTCATCGTCGTATTATCCAAGCGGCAAATGAAAGATGTTGCTTATCTGCTCATTATTAACTATCACGATCAAGCCAACGACGGGGTCAAATACCAGTTGAACAAGCTAAAATACACCCTGAAGTCAAAGACAGTCAACAAAGAGATCGTTGAATTGATTGTGGAAGTAAAAATCAAAGGAGATAATACGGCATTTGTTCAAGATATCTCAGAGGTAGAAGGTGTGAAAAACGTATCATTGGTAAGCTACGATGGCGATTATGCACCATAA
- a CDS encoding polyphosphate polymerase domain-containing protein, whose protein sequence is MKGIQSTGIQLGNKRLRHELKYYLRLSHYEPLRQKLRLIATPDPYSVSEEGYHIRSLYFDDYHDTALYEKNYGVFQRKKYRIRIYNKSDAVIKMERKSKFGGYICKESASITREEYELILAGDVEFLQETESAVLRDFYLSCKNHLFRPRVITDYVREAYLMREGNVRITFDKYLKANVNSLDIFDEHIMMVRAIHQPMMIMEVKYDHFLPFNIRHLLQNLSNQRSAISKYVICREETKKYYNL, encoded by the coding sequence ATGAAAGGAATACAGAGCACGGGCATCCAACTCGGCAACAAGCGATTGCGGCATGAGTTGAAGTATTATCTTCGGCTGAGTCATTACGAGCCGCTGCGGCAGAAATTGCGGTTAATCGCAACTCCTGACCCCTATTCTGTGAGTGAGGAAGGATATCATATCCGCAGCTTGTATTTTGATGACTATCACGACACGGCCCTCTATGAAAAAAACTACGGGGTTTTTCAAAGAAAGAAGTACCGCATCCGTATCTACAACAAAAGTGATGCGGTCATCAAGATGGAGCGGAAGAGCAAGTTTGGCGGGTACATTTGCAAAGAATCAGCGTCGATCACGCGAGAGGAGTATGAACTGATTTTGGCAGGCGATGTTGAGTTTTTGCAAGAGACGGAAAGTGCTGTGCTGCGGGATTTTTACTTGTCGTGCAAAAACCATCTGTTTCGGCCGCGCGTTATTACGGATTACGTTCGAGAGGCGTATTTGATGAGAGAAGGGAATGTCAGGATTACGTTTGACAAGTACTTGAAGGCAAACGTCAATTCCCTTGATATATTTGACGAGCACATCATGATGGTGAGAGCCATTCATCAGCCCATGATGATCATGGAAGTGAAATACGATCACTTCCTGCCATTCAATATTAGACATTTGCTACAAAACCTGAGTAATCAGCGATCGGCTATCTCCAAATACGTCATTTGCAGAGAGGAGACCAAAAAGTACTATAATCTTTAG
- a CDS encoding CpaB family protein, giving the protein MLESKRRAIIFLVLSFLLAALAGFLFLQKIKDLNAQLGEMVEIYEANADIPSRALIQPDQLTVREIPKKYADDSYVIDKASLKNQVTIVPLSKGDIITKNIMKPANVVRDENNRLVTVFSSNNIVFDQELEALDRVDIIISHEVSGKPVTEVFMKDVPVAMVAKSENSFKGVALELPFEEAPKFIHQQHYAQMVRILKANVGKGDLGIPDPFVEPTPEQTKTPGKPADAKPGTPAVTPPAAQPAGLPAAVQKPPAAPVQPQSKPTSVPPQPTNQPPKTGG; this is encoded by the coding sequence ATGTTGGAATCAAAACGTAGAGCAATCATCTTCCTTGTATTATCGTTCCTACTTGCTGCTCTGGCGGGCTTTCTGTTTTTGCAAAAAATCAAGGATCTGAACGCGCAGCTTGGCGAGATGGTGGAAATTTACGAGGCAAATGCAGACATTCCATCTCGGGCACTGATTCAACCCGACCAATTGACGGTAAGGGAAATCCCGAAAAAGTACGCGGATGATTCGTATGTGATCGATAAAGCCAGTTTGAAAAATCAAGTCACGATTGTCCCTTTGTCGAAGGGGGATATCATTACGAAAAACATCATGAAGCCAGCGAACGTTGTTCGGGATGAGAACAACAGGCTCGTGACGGTATTTTCATCGAATAATATCGTCTTCGACCAGGAGTTGGAAGCGCTAGACCGGGTCGACATCATCATCTCGCATGAGGTGAGTGGAAAGCCCGTAACGGAAGTGTTCATGAAAGACGTGCCGGTCGCCATGGTAGCGAAATCGGAGAACAGCTTCAAGGGCGTGGCTTTGGAACTGCCGTTTGAGGAAGCGCCGAAATTCATTCACCAGCAGCATTACGCCCAGATGGTTCGCATTTTGAAAGCGAATGTGGGCAAAGGAGACTTGGGCATTCCTGATCCGTTTGTGGAGCCTACGCCGGAACAGACGAAAACGCCTGGCAAACCAGCTGACGCCAAGCCTGGGACACCAGCAGTAACGCCACCCGCGGCACAGCCTGCCGGACTGCCCGCCGCCGTCCAGAAACCACCAGCGGCTCCGGTTCAGCCACAAAGCAAACCAACTTCGGTACCACCGCAGCCAACTAATCAACCACCGAAAACCGGAGGGTAA
- a CDS encoding AAA family ATPase: MNKDMKILVVADYDSVKDMLREILSAYEQVRYTTSIEVKKEIDRIGPDVVLLVQPEDGAGVELVQYIQGELPEGIVIYLTERQDFVLLRDVVRAGAVEYIVMPDELNLLSDRLDKISDLSLIKQRKKGADVSGKAFVRGRGKVYSFYSGKGGSGRTQLATGFAQALKLESTASVLLIDLNLQYGGVETFLSFENNRTLGDLMPVMDEINEFHIRNVAQRENYSKLEVLVSPRDAETAENMSEAFVTRLIRASRRSYDFVILDLPTHMNELTFAALSESDMIYYVMNLDTPSVQIYRLVEDLFRRLRIDTAGRLEVIVNQVGRDNELNVSDLKGLFNAPITAEISRDHQGVQAAVNQGRPLQKEPNEKKLSPAAKDIRKWVLKKLS, translated from the coding sequence ATGAACAAAGATATGAAAATTCTCGTCGTTGCGGATTACGACTCTGTAAAAGACATGCTGAGGGAAATTCTGTCCGCTTACGAGCAAGTACGATACACGACTTCTATCGAAGTGAAAAAAGAAATTGACCGTATTGGACCCGATGTCGTTTTGCTCGTGCAGCCGGAAGACGGAGCAGGAGTAGAGCTGGTGCAGTATATACAAGGCGAGCTGCCGGAGGGCATTGTCATTTATCTCACGGAAAGACAGGATTTTGTCTTGCTGCGAGATGTCGTCCGTGCGGGTGCGGTTGAATACATCGTCATGCCTGATGAGCTGAATCTTTTGTCTGATCGTCTCGACAAAATATCCGATCTATCCCTAATCAAACAGAGAAAAAAGGGCGCGGATGTATCCGGCAAGGCTTTTGTGCGAGGACGAGGGAAGGTGTACTCCTTTTACAGCGGAAAAGGGGGAAGCGGGCGAACACAGCTGGCAACTGGCTTTGCGCAAGCATTGAAGCTGGAATCTACGGCAAGTGTGCTGCTCATCGACCTCAATCTCCAATACGGTGGTGTAGAAACCTTCTTGTCGTTTGAAAACAACCGTACATTGGGCGATCTGATGCCCGTTATGGACGAAATCAACGAATTTCATATTCGAAACGTGGCGCAGAGGGAGAACTATTCCAAGCTGGAGGTGCTGGTCAGTCCGCGGGATGCCGAGACAGCCGAGAATATGTCCGAAGCCTTCGTCACCAGGCTGATCCGCGCCAGTCGTCGCAGTTATGACTTTGTCATTCTCGACCTGCCAACGCATATGAATGAGCTAACCTTTGCCGCTTTGTCAGAGTCGGACATGATTTACTACGTGATGAATCTTGACACACCGTCCGTTCAAATTTACCGACTCGTGGAAGACTTGTTCAGACGTCTTCGGATTGATACGGCAGGCAGGCTCGAAGTGATCGTCAACCAGGTGGGACGGGATAACGAACTGAACGTATCGGATTTGAAAGGGTTATTCAACGCTCCGATTACTGCTGAAATCAGCAGAGATCATCAAGGAGTGCAAGCGGCCGTCAATCAAGGCCGACCATTGCAAAAAGAACCGAATGAGAAGAAGCTCTCTCCGGCTGCGAAAGACATCAGAAAATGGGTACTCAAGAAACTGTCATAA